The Montipora foliosa isolate CH-2021 chromosome 1, ASM3666993v2, whole genome shotgun sequence genome has a window encoding:
- the LOC138003683 gene encoding uncharacterized protein, which translates to MPLNDLFSKAPAPLPLSEEPWPKPQPVPPQETVPSTSGKEAPGSEYRKSPLYSTARPTLDEFLRTDYLMIPEFLMQVNKSKKAASDVENKGLVKNLKSAQERGNCINEEENSSSVCSTHQGRSFRCMDNTDERKTFEKKAVQVNETASLATHVADKLSTAVSRCQIISNKITAPPSLRPKQRVKKVMKGGSLVTIPAPQPKIRSVNGSQVSPEGTSTATTSDITPECGGCMEKGLELFKKSSLEETVNETHIKVTNNNHSRASYQENANIHTKPKISAIESNQLKSDNSPKDKQSAVHCKVFPATLPQRKDDAFKQNIEAESEVHTDKTFCGDESLLKDFVIKERSKDNVNTGADKNDVSFTAAKVAMGTNESLIEKSVVEVLKEKKVNKECTENDNNNSSQKRESNQLKSENSLNDKQSAVHCKVFPAILPQRKDDAFKQNIEAESEVHTDKTFCGDENLLKHFPIKERRKDIVNAGTDKNDVSFTVAKVAMDTNDSPIEKSVVEVLKEKKVNKECTENDNNNSSQKRESNQLKSENSLNDKQSAVHCKVFPAILPQRKDDAFKQNIEAESEVHTDKTFCGDENLLKHFPIKERRKDIVNAGTDKNDVSFTVAKVAMDTNDSPVEKSVVEVLKEKKVNKECTENDNNNSSQERESNQLKSENSLKDKKSAAHCKVFPAILHQRKGDAFKQNIEAESEVHTDKSKTFCGDESLLKHFPIKEGRKDIVNAGTDKNGVSFTVAKVAMDTNKSPIEKSGVEVLKEKNMNKECTENDNNNVSQEIATRLTKHSNIDKVEKLPHVLSIVTSKQELHDIEKVENNFAKECIGSDKKQAEVDNPLPTGIIETIAKTMAHENYDNLEEYDGDITDKNKEDNKGNTAIAIDNERNTNSVIDIVTCINDNSEGKVADGCCDVRNGCVEGDDDDDDDDDDDDEGGGEDSGDRDDDDDHELVGEPGEDADTRQNSVSEDDEDYAELVMDDSDTDEDEEEDYSFVLGNASDDTDEEEDEVKSDYEPEDMNLDSDTESSVGGITFYHDTTVSRKRKRLRNKRLKRKAKNQKKNSQHKKAKAEKKGATGKNSSELDPSKGKVPDKKQMHPMSSKPPVPQDGPKKQLELEIQKATETSSNNQKDTIAIRNKTPVQSSVEEGSLLSMVSFCAVDVAVAASEKLAIKRSRGGQHAKKLKKAKRRAAALERIRNGEPHPRHAARRETQPKPICSYYIHGKCRKGEECPFRHVKSALIKKQEICKFYATDSCYLGDNCVYMHSSFPCKFFHIGHNCWNADRCKFSHDPLTLKTWRLLLTTLDPSSENSVQPSQMSNFTKAGTPTCISSQQVAVKNLSSENSSLVSVSSSYNLRESTRKRSLSTSEAGSDHVTVKKREVPHEEGRDETGSFFVPGIYKDMLK; encoded by the exons ATGCCTTTGAACGATCTTTTTTCCAAAGCTCCAGCTCCTCTTCCATTAAGTGAAGAGCCATGGCCAAAACCACAGCCTGTACCTCCTCAGGAAACGGTACCATCAACTTCAGGGAAAGAAGCACCTGGAAGCGAGTACAGGAAATCACCCCTGTACTCCACAGCGCGACCTACTCTGGACGAATTTTTGCGAACAGATTATTTAATGATTCCTGAGTTTTTGATGCAAGTGAATAAGTCAAAGAAAGCAGCAAGCGACGTGGAAAACAAAGGTCTagttaaaaatttgaaatctgCACAAGAAAGAGGGAATTGCATTAATGAGGAGGAGAATTCCTCTTCTGTGTGTTCAACTCACCAAGGTCGATCCTTTCGTTGCATGGACAATACCGACGAAAGAAAgacttttgagaaaaaggcaGTTCAAGTCAACGAAACAGCATCTCTAGCTACTCATGTTGCTGATAAACTATCTACTGCAGTTTCTAGATGTCAGATCATTTCCAATAAAATTACAGCTCCTCCTTCTCTAAGACCAAAACAGCGAGTCAAGAAAGTTATGAAGGGAGGATCATTGGTAACTATTCCAGCTCCACAGCCTAAAATTAGATCTGTAAATGGTAGTCAAGTTTCCCCAGAGGGAACTAGCACAGCAACCACATCTGATATTACACCAGAATGTGGTGGATGCATGGAGAAAGGGCTTGAGTTGTTTAAGAAAAGCAGTCTTGAGGAAACTGTGAATGAAACCCACATTAAAGTGACAAATAACAATCATTCAAGGGCTTCTTATCAAGAAAATGCTAATATACACACAAAACCAAAGATCTCTGCAATAGAGAGCAATCAATTAAAATCTGACAATTCACCGAAGGATAAACAAAGTGCTGTTCATTGCAAGGTTTTTCCAGCAACTTTACCTCAAAGAAAAGATGATGCTTTTAAGCAAAATATAGAAGCAGAGTCAGAAGTGCACACTGATAAGACTTTCTGTGGAGATGAAAGCTTACTAAAAGATTTTGTCATCAAAGAAAGAAGCAAGGACAATGTTAACACTGGCGCGGACAAGAATGATGTAAGCTTTACCGCTGCTAAAGTGGCCATGGGTACTAATGAGAGCCTAATAGAAAAATCAGTTGTTGAAGTCTTGAAAGAGAAAAAGGTTAACAAAGAATGTACTgaaaatgataataacaattCCTCACAGAAAAGAGAGAGCAATCAATTAAAATCTGAAAATTCACTGAACGACAAACAAAGTGCTGTTCATTGCAAGGTTTTCCCAGCAATTTTACCTCAAAGAAAAGATGATGCTTTTAAGCAAAATATAGAAGCAGAGTCAGAAGTGCACACTGATAAGACTTTCTGTGGAGATGAAAACTTACTAAAACATTTCCCTAtcaaagaaagaaggaaagacATTGTTAACGCTGGCACTGACAAGAATGATGTAAGTTTTACCGTTGCTAAAGTGGCCATGGATACTAATGACAGCCCAATAGAAAAATCAGTTGTTGAAGTCTTGAAAGAGAAAAAGGTTAACAAAGAATGTACTgaaaatgataataacaattCCTCACAGAAAAGAGAGAGCAATCAATTAAAATCTGAAAATTCACTGAACGACAAACAAAGTGCTGTTCATTGCAAGGTTTTCCCAGCAATTTTACCTCAAAGAAAAGATGATGCTTTTAAGCAAAATATAGAAGCAGAGTCAGAAGTGCACACTGATAAGACTTTCTGTGGAGATGAAAACTTACTAAAACATTTCCCTAtcaaagaaagaaggaaagacATTGTTAACGCTGGCACTGACAAGAATGATGTAAGTTTTACCGTTGCTAAAGTGGCCATGGATACTAATGACAGCCCAGTAGAAAAATCAGTTGTTGAAGTCTTGAAAGAGAAAAAGGTTAACAAAGAATGTACTGAGAATGATAATAACAATTCCTCACAGGAAAGAGAGAGCAATCAATTAAAATCTGAAAATTCACTGAAGGACAAAAAAAGTGCTGCCCATTGCAAGGTTTTCCCAGCAATTTTACATCAGAGAAAAGGTGATGCTTTTAAGCAAAATATAGAAGCAGAGTCAGAAGTGCACACTGATAAGAGTAAGACTTTCTGTGGAGATGAAAGCTTACTAAAACATTTCCCTATCAAAGAAGGAAGGAAAGACATTGTTAACGCTGGCACTGACAAGAATGGTGTAAGTTTTACCGTTGCTAAAGTGGCCATGGATACCAACAAGAGCCCAATAGAAAAATCAGGTGTTGAAGtcttgaaagagaaaaatatgaACAAAGAATGTACTGAGAATGATAATAACAATGTCTCACAGGAAATCGCAACACGATTGACCAAACATTCTAACATTGACAAAGTGGAAAAGCTGCCACATGTTTTATCCATTGTGACTTCAAAGCAAGAGCTACATGACATTGAGAAAGTGGAAAACAACTTTGCAAAGGAATGTATTGGGTCTGATAAAAAACAAGCTGAGGTTGACAACCCCTTACCCACTGGCATCATAGAAACCATTGCAAAAACAATGGCCCATGAAAATTATGATAACTTGGAGGAATATGATGGTGATATTACAGACAAAAACAAGGAAGACAATAAGGGCAACACTGCTATAGCTATTGACAATGAAAGGAATACTAATTCTGTTATTGATATTGTTACATGCATTAATGATAACAGTGAGGGGAAAGTTGCTGATGGTTGCTGTGATGTGAGGAATGGTTGTGTTgaaggtgatgatgatgatgatgatgatgatgatgatgatgatgagggtGGTGGTGAGGATAGTGGTGAtcgtgatgatgacgatgaccaTGAACTTGTTGGTGAGCCTGGCGAAGATGCTGACACTAGACAAAATTCAGTGAGTGAAGATGATGAGGATTATGCCGAGCTTGTTATGGATGACTCAGATACtgatgaagatgaagaagaagactATTCATTCGTTCTTGGCAATGCGAGTGATGACACCGACGAGGAGGAAGATGAAGTTAAGAGTGATTACGAGCCAGAAGACATGAATTTGGATTCTGACACGGAATCTTCTGTGGGAGGAATAACATTTTATCATGATACCACTGTGAGCAGGAAGAGAAAACGGTTAAGAAACAAGAGGCTCAAGCGAAAAGCGAAAAATCAGAAAAAGAATTCTCAGCACAAAAAAGCCAAAGCTGAGAAGAAGGGTGCTACAGGAAAGAACAGTTCAGAACTTGATCCTAGCAAAGGAAAAGTTCCTGATAAAAAACAAATGCACCCAATGTCATCAAAACCGCCTGTTCCTCAAGATGGACCAAAGAAACAACTGGAACTCGAGATACAGAAAGCCACAGAGACATCATCAAACAACCAGAAAGATACAATAGCCATCCGAAATAAAACACCTGTACAAAGTTCAGTGGAAGAGGGATCGCTTCTCTCAATGGTGTCCTTTTGTGCTGTGGATGTAGCAGTGGCAGCGAGTGAGAAG TTGGCCATTAAGAGAAGTCGCGGTGGACAGCATGCAAAAAAGTTGAAGAAAGCTAAGAGAAGAGCGGCAGCCTTAGAGAGAATCCGAAATGGTGAGCCACATCCCAGACATGCGGCAAGACGAGAAACACAGCCCAAACCAATTTGCAGTTATTACATCCATGGAAAGTGCAGAAAG GGTGAGGAATGCCCTTTCCGTCACGTCAAATCGGCCTTGATCAAGAAGCAAGAGATTTGCAAATTCTATGCCACGGATAGCTGTTATTTGGGAGACAACTGCGTCTATATGCAC AGCTCATttccttgtaaattttttcacatTGGACACAACTGTTGGAATGCGGATCGCTGTAAATTCTCTCATGATCCTCTGACCTTGAAAACGTGGCGCCTTCTACTAACG ACTCTCGACCCATCTTCTGAAAACTCGGTGCAGCCGTCACAGATGAGTAACTTCACTAAAGCTGGCACTCCAACATGCATATCAAGCCAACAGGTAGCTGTCAAAAATCTTTCTTCTGAAAACTCTTCACTGGTATCAGTCTCCTCTTCGTACAATCTCAGAGAGAGCACGCGGAAAAGAAGCCTGAGCACGAGTGAAGCGGGAAGTGATCACGTGACTGTTAAAAAGCGGGAGGTGCCTCACGAAGAAGGCCGAGACGAGACGGGCTCATTCTTTGTTCCCGGGATATACAAAGATATGTTGAAGTGA